The Fodinibius saliphilus genomic interval ATGCTCTTACAGGTGCATGATGAATTGATTTTTGAAGTTCCTAAGGAGGAAGCAGATGAGGTACCTGAGAAACTTAAAGAGTTAATGGAATCTGCCTATACGCTCTCTGTACCACTGAAAGTGGATATGGGTCTTGCTGATAATTGGTTAAAAGCCCATTAGTTCTTTATAGTAAAGGATTTGGTGGCCAATATATTACCTTCACTGTCTTCAATCATGACGCGCCAGGGGCCGGTCCAGCTTGGTAAGATCGACTTTGAGCTCCAGGTGCGCCATTTTTTCGCTGCAACGGTAAGGGGAATGCGAGCTTTTTCTTCTTCCTTGTAATGCCACACATGAAATATTTTTGTTGAATCGATTGCACCTTCAATAAGTGTGTAGCAGTAAACAGACCCGATATTTGCAGAAAAGGCAGTATCTTTCTTTATCGGTTGACGATCCTGAACATCTTGCGCAATGGTTATTTGTGGAACTCTTAGATTCTGAGCCTGAACAGAAATACTTGTTCCTAGCAGTACTACAAATATTGATATCGTTTTAAGAGTATTCATAATATCTAATTTTGTTTATTCAATACTAATCTTTTTTTAATATGCGAAAAATTAGTTAAAACTACTTATTTACTGGTAAGCAGAGGGGAGATTTCCGAATTTTGCTTGCAAGTAGTTGATGCACAAGTAATGAATACTTTTAAGGCGGGGATATAACTTTCTCGAACTTACTATTTATATACTTTTCAACGGTTTGTTACTTATAACTTAGGGATGTCATCGCTATTTTCCTTTTCCTTCCTAACACCAATTATGGAAAGGGATCGGTTGCATTTCCAGTGGTTTTGGAAACCTGTCAATCATAAGTTTTGAGTGGGTTCTGTTTCAGTTAATAAGGTACTAGTAGTATCGTAGTATCACTTCGGGATAATGCGAAAAGACTTATAAAAAAGCCTTCAATTGCTATTCTTCAAGTCTAAAACGAGGCAGGTGCAGCGACCATTGAATAGCTGCCAGGCGTAGGCCAATGACGACGGTCATACCAAGAATAATATTGGTAACCGAGGATAAACCTGTAAACTGTAACAGAAGATATACAGTAGCACCAGCCAGGGCTGCTGTAGCATAAATATCACGGCGCATAATGAGTGGAATATCATTAGATAATACATCGCGAATCAGCCCACCGACAGTACCGGTAATAGCTGCCATAATAACAATAATAACTCCATTGGATATTACTTCTTGCGTAATTTGCGCCCCGGTAATTGTGAAAACGGCAAGTCCCAGGGCATCAGCTAAAAGCAATGCTTTCTCCGGGGGAGCTTTATGACGTGTATACCATATTGTTGCCAGGGCCGATATAATAATTACGGATAGGTAAGTAGGGTCTGCAATCCAAAAGATAGGGTGGCGATCCAAGAGAAGGTCACGGGTAGTACCACCACCAATAGCAGTTACCACCGCAATAATTACAACACCCAGCAGATCAAGGCTTTTGCGCCCTGCGGCTAACGCCCCGGATATGGCAAAAACGGAGACGCCGAAAAGATCTAATAAATATAATAGTTGTATCTCGTCCAGCATAGTTCAAGAATATTCTCGTATTAATAAATGGGTTCGGAAAGATCAGTGAGAATATAAAAAAAGGGAGTTCATTTAATGAACTCCCTTTTAAAAAGTAGTACTGCTTAATTTTTTATCTAAAGCTAATACCGAAGCCTACGTTGTAACTGGAATAATTGGAAAGGGTGTAAGACCCAGAAATGTGGAAGACGGCGAAACGAAATCGAAATCCAGCAAGGGCTCGGAACCCGTTATCACCATCAATAGAAATATCAAGTGGTTCATCAACGGCATCAACAATGAATGGTTCGTTATTATTTGGATCATTGGAATAATCGGGATTCGGAACTACAGTAGGATAGGAGCCCGGCGTTTTTATATTAAATGTGGATGCTTCATATCCGATTCCCCCATAAATTGATATCATGGGTAATGTTTTACCAACCAGTGCATTTATTGACCAAGCGTCAGTGTTCATTGTAATTTTCTGACCGTCCCATTGTGAAGCTGAATATGGATTTTCAGTATTTTGGGGGTCTTCAATAACGTCTTGAGCGGTTACATCAAAACCTGAACCGACTTCCATGTTCGTATATCCAAACATAAGTGAGAGGTTAACTGGTAGTAGGTTACCTCCTGGTAACCATTGGTTAATGCCATGTTTAGCACCTACCCCAAATAGGTTAAAGGATCCGAAATCACCAATCGTTGTTTTTGGCATATAACGGAACATTAGTTCAGTGTCTTTAATAAGACCGACACCTGCTTTTATCATTGGGGAGGGAACATATCCAAAGTCAGTCCCTTTAGGCATCTGAAAGTCAAAGATCTTTTGCTCACTTATTCCTCCTGGTCCATCAGGATCTGCATATGCAGCCAGGGTAGGCCCTGCAATATCTTTTCCATTTATGGTTTGAGCAATATTGCCACCACTCTCTATTTCTAATTGTTGCAGATTCAGGCTTTGCACATCAAAGGTCTTGTCTGCACCAGGTACTATAGCAAGACCGGAACTTATCGTTAGATCAAAACCGAATTTTTTATGAGGTTTGGCTGTATTTGTCCAACCGGTGTTTAAAGCAGCACCAAATCCAGATCCAAATGGTTGAAGGTATGCTCTTGCTAATGTATTAGCGTCAGCTTTTCCCGATTGTAAAATCTGCCCGACATCTCCAATTTGGGCATTAGCGGGTAATGTGGAAAAGCCCAAAATCCCGATGAATAGCCCCAGTAATAATGTTCTGTATCTTAATTTCATAGATATTGTGTTTAATTGCGACCCTAATTTGTGTATGTGGAATACTACGTAATTTACAGCTAACTCTCTAGTTCTTAATCTTCTTTTAGAGAATCAAGAATGTTAAGGTATGAATCGTAGCGACCGGGGTCAATATTGCCTTTTTCAAAGGCTTTAATTACGCCACAACCGGGTTCATGGCTGTGAGTACAGTTATTGAATTTGCATTTTCGACGCGGTTCCAGCATCTCAGGGAAAAACAAGGAGAGTTCCCAAGGATCAATATTGACCAGTCCAAATTCGCGAATACCGGGTGTATCAACAAGATAGCCCCCGTCGACAAGTGGTAGTAATTTCGCAAAGGTCGTGGTATGGGTTCCTTTTTCATTATAGGAAGATATGTCTCCGACTTTACGCTCAATATTCGGATTGATATGGTTAAGAAGACTAGTTTTGCCCACTCCCGAAGGTCCTACAAATACTGATGTGATATTTTTCAGGCTGTCTTTGAGGCGGTCAAGAGAGGAGTCATCTTTGATGCTTGTTGTTAATATTCCATAGCCTAACGATTCATAGAGTTCGGTAAGGTATTCAATGGAGTGTAGGTCTTGGTCATCGGCCAAATCCATCTTATTAATCACTACTCTAGCAGGTATTTGGTAGGCTTCGCAGGTTATAAGAAATCGATCCAGAAATTGAGGTTTTAGTTTTGGTTGTTTGACTGCTACTACAACATAGGCAGCATCAATATTGGCAGCCAAAATTTGGTTACCCTGTTGGTGATGGGTAGACTCTCGAATTAAGTAATTTTCCCGATCCTCAATTTCTTCGATACTGCCGGTACCGTCATCATTAATTGTAAAATGCACATAATCACCTACTGCAATAGGATTAGTCAGGGCATGGTCTTCGAGCCGAAACCGTCCGGGCAGCCGACAGTTGATGCTGGTAGTTTCTTCACTCTTTTTATATGATACTTCGTACCAGCGACCTGTTGATTCTACAACGCGTCCTCGATATTTCAAACGTTATCTTTTTATTTATTCAAAGTTTAAAGGGCCTAAAATAAAGAAGTCACCCCGATAAATCGAGGTGACTTCGAAAACATTTTGTCTTATATAGTTTCTAATCCATTACAATGGTTTCTTGGGTAGCATCATTGGATTTGGAACCTTTACCTTTTTGAGCCTTATAACTATCGCTTACTTTAAACCGATCTGCTGGCTCTTGAACAACTTCTTTTTCAAGCACGATATCTAGAAGAGGATCCATGCGCTCCAGGTATTGCACCTTCAGATCACCAAGGACATCTTCTTCGATTTCGGCCACATCTTTTTCATTTTTTTGAGGAAGTAGCACTTTTTCAATACCAGCTCGTTTAGCAGCAAGTACTTTCTCTTTAATCCCGCCAACTGGTAGTACCAATCCACGCAGGGTGATTTCTCCGGTCATAGCTAAGGTCCCCTTGACTTTACGCTGGGTAAATATCGAGGCTACAGCCGAGAAGATAGAAACTCCGGCAGAGGGTCCATCTTTGGGTACTGCTCCTTTGGGTACGTGAATATGGAGATCCCAATATTTGAATGCCTCATCAGGAATATTTAGCTCCTCGGAGTTTGCTTTCAAATAGGACATTGCCAGCATGGCTGATTCCTTCATTACATCACCAAGCTGACCAGTAATATGAAGTTTACCTGATCCTTTTGAGACGCTTGCCTCAATAAATAAGATATCACCACCATAAGGGGTCCAAGCTAAGCCAGTAGCCACGCCGGGTACTTTAGTGCGTTCTGCTACTTCGTTAAAGTATTTTTGCTTGCCTAGGTAGTCTTGAAGGTCATCCTCACTTACTTTATGAGGACCTTCTTCTCCTTTAGCAATTTTTGCAGCGACCCCTCGGCAAACTGATCCTATCTTGCGTTCCAGAGATCGAACGCCCGATTCTCGTGTATGTTCTTCAATGATCTGTTTTATTGCCTCATCATCAATTTCAATTTGGTCTTCTTCAAGACCATTTTCCTTGATCTGCTTAGGCAGTAAGTGTTCTTTGGCAATCTCTGTTTTTTCTTGAAGCGTGTATCCGCTTATATTAATTATTTCCATTCGATCGCGTAACGGAGCCGGAATGGTATCTAAAGAGTTTGCCGTAGCAATAAACAGAACTTTGGAAAGGTCATAGTCCAGTTCAAGGTAATTGTCAGCGAAGCTATCGTTTTGTTCAGGGTCTAGCACCTCAAGCAGAGCAGATGTGGGGTCTCCGCGATAATCAGATCCTACTTTATCAATTTCATCAAGCATCATAACAGGATTGCTAGTCTCTGCTTTTTTCATCGCACGGATAATACGTCCGGGCAAAGCCCCGATATAGGTACGGCGGTGTCCTCGAATTTCTGCTTCGTCATGAATTCCGCCCAGGCTGAAGCGTTCAAATTTACGATTTAGAGCACGGGCAATAGATTTACCAAGTGAGGTTTTACCAACCCCGGGAGGGCCGTAAAAACAGAGGATTGGCGCCTTCATATCATTTTTCAGCTTTAGTACAGCTAGATACTCTATAATACGTTTCTTAACCTTATCGAGCCCATAGTGATCTTCATCAAGAACATTTTGAGCGTTTTCCAGGTCTAGGTTGTCATCGGAATATTTCTCCCATGGAAGATCAAGGATCCACTCAATATAATTATGGATAACTCCATAGTTGGGAGAGGAGTTAGGCGTACGATCAAGTCGTGTGAGCTCTTTTTCTACCGTTTCCTGAGCTTCTTCAGGAAGATCTTTTTCTTTAGCACGCTGGCGCAGGTTTTCAACTTCTTGGTGTTGTCCATCTTCGCCAAGGGCTTCCTGTATGGCTTTCATTTGTTGACGTAGGTAAAAGTCACGCTGTTGTTCGTCAATATCAGACTTCACCTTGGTACGAATCTCTTCGCTGAGATTCAATACCTGTAGCTCTTTGTTTAAATACTCCATCACCAGTTCTATGCGATCAGAGAACTGAAGTGTCTCTAATACTTCCTGTTTATCAGCAGTAGAGACATTGAGGTTTGAGGAGATAAAGTTAAGCAAAAAGGTAGGGCTGCTGATATTATTTATAGCAACCGATGCCTCTGATGGAATATTAGGGGAGAGGTTTACAATTTTGCTTGCGGTCTCTTTTACCGATCGGATCGAGGCATCAAGTTCAACCCCTTCAAGGTCCATCTGCTGGCGGTATGGTTTAACAGTAGCCTTAAAATAGGGATCCTTTTGTAAAAACTCCTCAACCTTAAAGGTTGTTTTTCCCTGGATGACAATACTTTTACTGCCATCAGGCATTTTTATCAGTTTAAGAATTTGTGCTACCGTACCAACCTCGTAAAGATCTTCTCCGTCAGGGTCTTCATCTTCTTCATCTCGTTGGCTTACAACCCCAATAGTTTTATCAGATTCGTACGCTTCTTTAACCAAGTTAAGGGAACGATCTCGTCCCACGGTAATTGGTACAACAACACCGGGGAAAAGTACAGTATTTTTAAGGGGAAGGATAGGTAACTCATCGGGGATTTCAGATTCCGTCAGCTCCTTTTCCTCCTCTTCAGACATTAGAGGTATCGCCTGTTCGAAATCATCGAACTGGTCTTCCAGATCCTCAAAGTCAGCAATATTATTGAAGATATTCTCCATGAAAAAGCAATAGTTTTATCAAAGTTTTTGTATTCTTGAATATAGACGATGCAAATAAAGAGCCAAGCGGCAACCTTCTACCAATTAGTCATGGTTACTGGCAAAATAACAAAATGTTCGGTTAATTAGTTGATGAGTTGACAGGTTGGCAGGAAAACAAGCATCAAAAATGAAACTGCAAACCTGCAAAGGCCCCGCCTATAAGTTCAGAGGTTAATGTTCGAGAACGAATTAATATTTGAGTACTGATGTTGAAGGTCCAATTCTTAGTTTCAATACCCGTTCCCAACCCAACTTGAGTGGGTAGCCCAGAAGCAATTCGGGTGCCTGCTCGTATTGGTAATTGTTTAAGAAGATAGCCTTCTATTCCAAGATGGACTGCCAGTTTAGTATTTGTAAATGCATTATCTTTTAAACCAAGGGTTAAATCTCCCATCAACTTGATTCTTGAGTACTCAATCATAATGCCGGCGTTTAAAGAAGTAGGAAGCAGGGTGTTGAATTCATCCTCATCTACGTTCTTACTCTGAAGTAAAGGATTTTCAAGATCTGTTGCTTGGTCAAAGTATGAAAGATACTGTCCATTGGATCCAATAAACATCGTTTCAACAGCAGGCTGTAGCCCGGTTGATACAGTATCTTTGGGGATTTCCAATTGAATGGGGGCGGTTCGATGTTGAATAATACCCACATCATTAAGTGACAGACCAACACGAATGGACTTTGAAGTGATAGACTTTTTGCCGCCTTTATTTATCGTGGAAAAGTCATTACCCAATGGAATAATATAGGTTACCCCCCAATCGAATCCCAGACCGTAGCCTGTATTATTTAGTTCCAGCTGGCGGTCAAAGTTATTTTTGATACTTTCACTGACCGAAGTTCCATTTCGATATGCCTGTAGTGCACGAGAGTAGCTGCCAGTTGACTGGTAGGAAAAAGAACTTGCGAATGTGGTACGGTTACCATCTTTGGAGCGAATATAACGAGCGTCGTATTTCATATTCATCCCCGGACCGGCAAGCACAAGTTTAGGGGCAATGCCGATGTATAACTTATTTATTTGCGGAGAAAGGCCATTTAGAAATGTGAATTCTCGCGAATAACCGAAAGAGAGTTCATAGAGATGGTTTCTTTGTTGGTGCAGTGTAAAGTCTCGAACATCATTATTTTTTAATTTTGCAAAATCATTAGAATACCAGCCACGTCCTACCTCTATTCTTGAAGCAAAACGAGCACGGGCAACGATAGAAAAAGCTTCATTTTCATTTTGCCATAAAGCGCCTCCCAAAATAACATCTGACCGTGTTTGATGTTCAGATTTTAGACGGTCAGATGGGTAGTTATTATCCAATATGGTATCACGTTCTTTGGTAGAAATGGAAACGTTTTTGGCTTGGTAGGGGAAATATATATTCGTAAAATTAGAATATTGGCTATTAGCATCGCTTGAAGATAAAACCGGTTCATGTAAAATGCCGAAATGTCCGAGCCCAATATGCCACTGTCCCGATCGGTTGCGTACCATTAAATTTGCTGGATTCCATAGTGTTGATTCGAATCCAGCGATATATGCTGTACCTCCCCCTCCAAGGGCCGTATTTCGCGCACCCAGTACCGGTTGAGCCATTGACATGTGGGGTACAACAGAGGCTATGGCCATCAGTATAAAGCCCCAAAAGGTAAAGGAAGTAAAGCTCGTTGAGTATTCCGGTTTAGTCATATGTTAAAGTGATAGATACTAGTTAGCCGATGACTTCGAGTTTTGCTACTCTGAGCATTAAAGTTTTTCGGCCTCGTCCCTTAAAAAAGACCACTACTTTTGTTCGTTCTCCTTTACCACTTCTATTGATAATTTTTCCAGGACCAAATACATCATGTTCTACTTTGGCACCAACTTGGAATGGGTCTTCGTCGGGATTATCGTAATGGATCTGTGTATTATTAGATGATCGATTATTTTTATTATACAGTGGTTTTTTCCAGTCGTATTCTACTTCAGTATTATTTTTTTGGGTATTCTTGTTTCTCGAATTTTTATTGTCTGAGAAGCGTTCCTTATCCTGTTTTATGGATCCACCCGTTTCGGTGCGTACTACATCAGCACTTACTTCGTCAAGGAAGCGAGAACGGATTTTTCGTTGTTCTTCGCCATATTTATATCGGCTTCGACAGTGACTAAAGAATAACTGTTCTTCGGCTCGGGTTATTGCCACATAAAAGAGGCGCCGTTCTTCTTCAATATTAACCTCTTCGTTGTTTCGGCTGCCTACCGGGAAAAGCTCTTCTTCGAGTCCTACTACAAAAACTACCGGGAATTCCAATCCCTTCGCGGCATGTACCGTCATCATGGTAACAGCCGGCTTTTCCTCATCATATTTATCAGTATCGGTAATAAGGCTGATTTCCTGAAGGAAAGCACTGAGTGTGGGATTATTATTATTTTTTTCGAAGTATGAGATGGCATTTTCGAGTTCTAAAATATTCTCCCTTCGCGTCATTGCCTTGGGCGTATTTTCCTCAACCAATGCTTTCATATAGCCTGATCGTTCGAGCAGCTTTTTTGTTACATTAATAAGCTTTTTACCACTGGCAAGATCTTGCTTCAGCTCGTTAATCATGGCTACAAACTCTTTTACGCTGTTTTCTGCCGGTTTGTAGACATCAGCTTCTTCAACATTTTCCAGTATGCGCCAAAGTGACTGATCGGTTTCACGAGCTTTAGCCATCAGGTCAGAAAGCGATTTATTCCCGATCCCACGCGAGGGTTCATTAATAATTCGCATAAGGTTGGTATCATCATCGGGATTTATCAATAATGTTAAATAAGCTAGTACATCTTTAACCTCTTTCCGTTGGTAGAAGGAAAGACCTCCCACTAGCTGATAGGTAATACCCTTGCGTCTGAAGGTTTCTTCAAAAACACGACTTTGGTAGTTTGTACGATAAAGAATTGCAAAATCACTGTAATCATATCCCTTACGAGCTTTTAAATCCCGGATATAATCTGCGACGCGATTGGCTTCGTCCCGTTCATCGTAGTTGTCTAAAACGGTAATGGTTTCTCCCATCCCGTTATCAGTCCACAATGTTTTATCCAGCTGCTGGGAGTTGTTTTTGATGATGGAATCAGCTGCTTTTAAAATAGCCTTTGTAGAGCGATAATTTTGTTCAAGGGGGATCTTTACGGCTTCCTCATAATCATTCTTAAAGTCCAGGATATTGCGTATATCAGCACCACGAAAAGAGTAGATGCTCTGCGCATCATCACCAACAACACAAAGGTTTTTATATTTATTGGCCAACATATTGGTCACTTTGTACTGGGCATGGTTGGTATCCTGATACTCATCAATCAAGATATACTTGAAGCGATCCTGATACTTTTCCAGGACATCTTCATGTTCCTCGAACAGTTCAATCGGCTTGATAAGGAGGTCATCAAAATCCATGGCATTATTCTGTTTAAGCCGCTCAATATAAATGCCATAAATTTTGGCTGTAATATCGTCTAGGGTACTATGAACAAACTTCTGATTGTAATGGTCCGGGCTAATAAGTTCGTTCTTGGCATCACTGATTCGGCGCTGAATAATTCGAGGTTTAACCTCTTTGGGATCGTATCCTTGCTCTTTGAGAATCTGTTTAATGGCATTCTTCGCATCATCCATATCGTAGATGGAATAATCAGAGGTAAATCCAATTCTTTCGGCCTCATAACGAAGGATTTTTGAAAAAACGGAGTGAAAGGTTCCCATCCACAATTTTTTGGCTTGCTCACCAATAAGCTGCTGAATACGCTGCTTCATCTCCCTTGCTGCCTTATTGGTAAATGTTAAGGCTAAAATTTCATTGGGAGCAGCTTTTTGCTGTTGAATAAGATAAGCAATGCGGTAAGTCAGTACTCGTGTTTTTCCACTACCTGCTCCTGCAACAATAAGGAGAGGACCTTCACTGTGACGTACAGCTCGTTTCTGCTGCTTATTTAAATCATGTATAAAATCGGGTTCCTTGGGCATAGGTATTTCGGAAAATAAGTATTATGGAACGTCAATTAAGCATATACAGCTAATATACCACTGTAATTCTATTTAAAGAGTGTATTTGCTTGTTAGTTATTGGCTGTTCTATTGATCTAATTCTTCTAAATTAGCTCGGAGTTTTTCGAGATTTGTCTCAGTATCTTCTTTCTTTTGTCGTTCACGCTGGACAACTTCTTCTGGGGCATTATTGACAAATCCGTCGTTATTTAGCTTTCCTTCAACAGATTTAAGAAACCCTTCTAGTCGGTCAATCTCTTTTTGAATTCGTTCTCGTTCTTTATCAAGATCAATAAGTCCTTCAAGGGGTACAAATATTTCTGTTCCCTCAATAACAGAGGATGCCGATTTTTCTGGTTTTTCCAGATCTGCTTCTGCCTTAAAGGTCGCAATCGATTGCAGCTTATGGAAAATCCATTCATTTTCATGAAGGGCTTTTGCTGTTTTTTCGTCTTTTGCCTGGATAATTAGCTTGATATCATCATTGGGACTCAGCTTAAATTCAGCACGGATATTTCGTATAGCTGAGATCATTTTCTGAATAAGTGAAAACAAAGCCTGATCAGAATCAGAAACAGCCGACTCATTAAATGTGGGCCAGGAAGAAACGATCATGGCTTCTTCGGTGCTACGTTCTCGAATATGTTGCCAGATCTCTTCGGTAATGAACGGCATAAACGGATGCAAGAGTTTCATCAGCTGTTCAAAGAAGTTGAAGCCGCGACTCAGACGATCTGCGGGGATATTAGCTCCCGATTCATCTGCTTTAATAAGTTCGATGTACCAGTCACAGAAATCGTCCCAAATAAGCGAATAAATTTTATGCAGTGCCTCATTGATTCGAAACGATTCCATGTCTTTATTAATAGCGTCAATCGTTTCGTGTAGTCTCGAGAGCATCCAGCGGTCAACTAAGTTACTCTCATCAATTTCCAGTGAATCGGAAATAGTTGTGCCTTCAGTTCGGTTCATCGACAAGAAACGGAAAGCATTCCAGATCTTGTTGGCAAAATTTCGACCTTGTTCACAGAGTTGCTCTTCAAAAAGCAGATCGTTGCCGGCAGGGGAGGAGAACAACATTCCCACACGAACACCGTCGGTACCGTACTGTTCCATCAATTTAATAGGATCGGGAGAGTTCCCAAGTGATTTTGACATCTTTCGCCGCTGACTGTCACGAACAATACCAGTATAATAGACATTGCTAAAGGGTTTTTCGCCTTCAAATTCGTAGCCCGCAATAATCATTCGAGCTACCCAGAAAAACATAATTTCAGGAGCGGTAACCAGATCTTGTGTAGGATAATAGTATTCCAGCTCTTCATTCGCTTCACCAGTACGGATAAATTCCGGATCAAAAACGGTGATAGGCCACAACCAAGAAGAGAACCAGGTATCCAATACGTCTTCATCTTGGTGGATATCTTCGGCCGTTAATTCTGCATTGCCTGATTTTTCTTGAGCCTTTTCTACTGCCTCGTCTTCAGTTTTGGCAACGACATAATCAGTTTTTCCGTCTCCATAATACCAAGCCGGTATGCGCTGCCCCCACCAGAGCTGACGAGAGATACACCAATCGCGAATATTGTTC includes:
- the rsgA gene encoding ribosome small subunit-dependent GTPase A, whose translation is MKYRGRVVESTGRWYEVSYKKSEETTSINCRLPGRFRLEDHALTNPIAVGDYVHFTINDDGTGSIEEIEDRENYLIRESTHHQQGNQILAANIDAAYVVVAVKQPKLKPQFLDRFLITCEAYQIPARVVINKMDLADDQDLHSIEYLTELYESLGYGILTTSIKDDSSLDRLKDSLKNITSVFVGPSGVGKTSLLNHINPNIERKVGDISSYNEKGTHTTTFAKLLPLVDGGYLVDTPGIREFGLVNIDPWELSLFFPEMLEPRRKCKFNNCTHSHEPGCGVIKAFEKGNIDPGRYDSYLNILDSLKED
- a CDS encoding DUF5723 family protein, with the protein product MTKPEYSTSFTSFTFWGFILMAIASVVPHMSMAQPVLGARNTALGGGGTAYIAGFESTLWNPANLMVRNRSGQWHIGLGHFGILHEPVLSSSDANSQYSNFTNIYFPYQAKNVSISTKERDTILDNNYPSDRLKSEHQTRSDVILGGALWQNENEAFSIVARARFASRIEVGRGWYSNDFAKLKNNDVRDFTLHQQRNHLYELSFGYSREFTFLNGLSPQINKLYIGIAPKLVLAGPGMNMKYDARYIRSKDGNRTTFASSFSYQSTGSYSRALQAYRNGTSVSESIKNNFDRQLELNNTGYGLGFDWGVTYIIPLGNDFSTINKGGKKSITSKSIRVGLSLNDVGIIQHRTAPIQLEIPKDTVSTGLQPAVETMFIGSNGQYLSYFDQATDLENPLLQSKNVDEDEFNTLLPTSLNAGIMIEYSRIKLMGDLTLGLKDNAFTNTKLAVHLGIEGYLLKQLPIRAGTRIASGLPTQVGLGTGIETKNWTFNISTQILIRSRTLTSELIGGAFAGLQFHF
- a CDS encoding DUF6588 family protein, which codes for MKLRYRTLLLGLFIGILGFSTLPANAQIGDVGQILQSGKADANTLARAYLQPFGSGFGAALNTGWTNTAKPHKKFGFDLTISSGLAIVPGADKTFDVQSLNLQQLEIESGGNIAQTINGKDIAGPTLAAYADPDGPGGISEQKIFDFQMPKGTDFGYVPSPMIKAGVGLIKDTELMFRYMPKTTIGDFGSFNLFGVGAKHGINQWLPGGNLLPVNLSLMFGYTNMEVGSGFDVTAQDVIEDPQNTENPYSASQWDGQKITMNTDAWSINALVGKTLPMISIYGGIGYEASTFNIKTPGSYPTVVPNPDYSNDPNNNEPFIVDAVDEPLDISIDGDNGFRALAGFRFRFAVFHISGSYTLSNYSSYNVGFGISFR
- a CDS encoding ATP-dependent helicase; protein product: MPKEPDFIHDLNKQQKRAVRHSEGPLLIVAGAGSGKTRVLTYRIAYLIQQQKAAPNEILALTFTNKAAREMKQRIQQLIGEQAKKLWMGTFHSVFSKILRYEAERIGFTSDYSIYDMDDAKNAIKQILKEQGYDPKEVKPRIIQRRISDAKNELISPDHYNQKFVHSTLDDITAKIYGIYIERLKQNNAMDFDDLLIKPIELFEEHEDVLEKYQDRFKYILIDEYQDTNHAQYKVTNMLANKYKNLCVVGDDAQSIYSFRGADIRNILDFKNDYEEAVKIPLEQNYRSTKAILKAADSIIKNNSQQLDKTLWTDNGMGETITVLDNYDERDEANRVADYIRDLKARKGYDYSDFAILYRTNYQSRVFEETFRRKGITYQLVGGLSFYQRKEVKDVLAYLTLLINPDDDTNLMRIINEPSRGIGNKSLSDLMAKARETDQSLWRILENVEEADVYKPAENSVKEFVAMINELKQDLASGKKLINVTKKLLERSGYMKALVEENTPKAMTRRENILELENAISYFEKNNNNPTLSAFLQEISLITDTDKYDEEKPAVTMMTVHAAKGLEFPVVFVVGLEEELFPVGSRNNEEVNIEEERRLFYVAITRAEEQLFFSHCRSRYKYGEEQRKIRSRFLDEVSADVVRTETGGSIKQDKERFSDNKNSRNKNTQKNNTEVEYDWKKPLYNKNNRSSNNTQIHYDNPDEDPFQVGAKVEHDVFGPGKIINRSGKGERTKVVVFFKGRGRKTLMLRVAKLEVIG
- a CDS encoding DUF2914 domain-containing protein; this translates as MNTLKTISIFVVLLGTSISVQAQNLRVPQITIAQDVQDRQPIKKDTAFSANIGSVYCYTLIEGAIDSTKIFHVWHYKEEEKARIPLTVAAKKWRTWSSKSILPSWTGPWRVMIEDSEGNILATKSFTIKN
- a CDS encoding trimeric intracellular cation channel family protein; the protein is MLDEIQLLYLLDLFGVSVFAISGALAAGRKSLDLLGVVIIAVVTAIGGGTTRDLLLDRHPIFWIADPTYLSVIIISALATIWYTRHKAPPEKALLLADALGLAVFTITGAQITQEVISNGVIIVIMAAITGTVGGLIRDVLSNDIPLIMRRDIYATAALAGATVYLLLQFTGLSSVTNIILGMTVVIGLRLAAIQWSLHLPRFRLEE
- the lon gene encoding endopeptidase La yields the protein MENIFNNIADFEDLEDQFDDFEQAIPLMSEEEEKELTESEIPDELPILPLKNTVLFPGVVVPITVGRDRSLNLVKEAYESDKTIGVVSQRDEEDEDPDGEDLYEVGTVAQILKLIKMPDGSKSIVIQGKTTFKVEEFLQKDPYFKATVKPYRQQMDLEGVELDASIRSVKETASKIVNLSPNIPSEASVAINNISSPTFLLNFISSNLNVSTADKQEVLETLQFSDRIELVMEYLNKELQVLNLSEEIRTKVKSDIDEQQRDFYLRQQMKAIQEALGEDGQHQEVENLRQRAKEKDLPEEAQETVEKELTRLDRTPNSSPNYGVIHNYIEWILDLPWEKYSDDNLDLENAQNVLDEDHYGLDKVKKRIIEYLAVLKLKNDMKAPILCFYGPPGVGKTSLGKSIARALNRKFERFSLGGIHDEAEIRGHRRTYIGALPGRIIRAMKKAETSNPVMMLDEIDKVGSDYRGDPTSALLEVLDPEQNDSFADNYLELDYDLSKVLFIATANSLDTIPAPLRDRMEIINISGYTLQEKTEIAKEHLLPKQIKENGLEEDQIEIDDEAIKQIIEEHTRESGVRSLERKIGSVCRGVAAKIAKGEEGPHKVSEDDLQDYLGKQKYFNEVAERTKVPGVATGLAWTPYGGDILFIEASVSKGSGKLHITGQLGDVMKESAMLAMSYLKANSEELNIPDEAFKYWDLHIHVPKGAVPKDGPSAGVSIFSAVASIFTQRKVKGTLAMTGEITLRGLVLPVGGIKEKVLAAKRAGIEKVLLPQKNEKDVAEIEEDVLGDLKVQYLERMDPLLDIVLEKEVVQEPADRFKVSDSYKAQKGKGSKSNDATQETIVMD